From a region of the Rhinopithecus roxellana isolate Shanxi Qingling chromosome 8, ASM756505v1, whole genome shotgun sequence genome:
- the LOC115899214 gene encoding protein S100-A7 isoform X1 — MEEMKISTSQIPVHDQPVVSSPGGSAVAGSLLKAKMSNTQAETSIIGMIDMFHKYTRRDDKIDKPSLLTMMKENFPNFLSACDKKGIHYLTNVFERKDKNEDKKIDFSEFLSLLGDIATDYHKQSHGGEPCSGGSQ, encoded by the exons ATGGAGGAGATGAAGATATCAACCAGCCAGATTCCTGTTCATGACCAGCCTGTTGTGAGCTCTCCTGGGGGATCAGCAGTGGCTGGGAG CCTTTTGAAAGCCAAGATGAGCAACACTCAAGCTGAGACGTCCATAATAGGCATGATCGACATGTTTCACAAATACACCAGACGTGATGACAAGATTGACAAGCCAAGCCTGCTGACGATGATgaaggagaacttccccaacttccTCAGTGCCTGT GACAAAAAGGGCATACATTACCTGACCAATGTCTTTGAGAGAAAGGACAAGAATGAGGATAAGAAGATTGATTTTTCTGAGTTTCTGTCCTTGCTGGGAGACATAGCCACAGACTACCACAAGCAGAGCCACGGAGGGGAGCCATGTTCCGGGGGAAGCCAGTGA
- the LOC115899214 gene encoding protein S100-A7 isoform X2, which produces MSNTQAETSIIGMIDMFHKYTRRDDKIDKPSLLTMMKENFPNFLSACDKKGIHYLTNVFERKDKNEDKKIDFSEFLSLLGDIATDYHKQSHGGEPCSGGSQ; this is translated from the exons ATGAGCAACACTCAAGCTGAGACGTCCATAATAGGCATGATCGACATGTTTCACAAATACACCAGACGTGATGACAAGATTGACAAGCCAAGCCTGCTGACGATGATgaaggagaacttccccaacttccTCAGTGCCTGT GACAAAAAGGGCATACATTACCTGACCAATGTCTTTGAGAGAAAGGACAAGAATGAGGATAAGAAGATTGATTTTTCTGAGTTTCTGTCCTTGCTGGGAGACATAGCCACAGACTACCACAAGCAGAGCCACGGAGGGGAGCCATGTTCCGGGGGAAGCCAGTGA